From Rhinolophus sinicus isolate RSC01 linkage group LG15, ASM3656204v1, whole genome shotgun sequence, the proteins below share one genomic window:
- the USH1G gene encoding pre-mRNA splicing regulator USH1G isoform X1 has protein sequence MNDQYHRAARDGYLELLKEATRKELNAPDEDGMTPTLWAAYHGNLESLRIIVSRGGDPDKCDIWGNTPLHLAASNGHLHCLSFLVSFGANIWCLDNDYHTPLDMAAMKGHMECVRYLDSIAAKQSSLNPKLVGKLKDKAFREAERRIRECAKMQRKHHERMERRYRRELAERSDTLSFSSLTTSSTLSRRLQHLALGSQLPYSQATLHGTNRVKTKIQRKLERRKQGGEGTFKVSEDGRKSVRSLSGLQLGSDVMFVRQGNYANPKEWGRSPLRDMFLSDEDSVSRATLAVEPAHSEVSTDSGHDSLFTRPGLGTMVFRRNYLSSGLHGLGREDVLDGGGTPRGRLHSSPSLDDDSLGSANSLQDRSCGEELPWDELDLGLDEDLEPETSPLETFLASLHMEDFTSLLRQEKIDLEALMLCSDLDLRSISVPLGSRKKIMGAVRRRRQALERPPALEDTEL, from the exons ATGAACGACCAGTACCACCGGGCGGCCCGGGACGGCTACCTGGAGCTCCTCAAGGAGGCCACCCGGAAGGAGCTGAACGCCCCCGACGAGGATGGCATGACCCCCACCCTCTGGGCTGCCTACCATGGCAACTTGGAGTCGCTGCGCATCATCGTGAGCCGGGG GGGTGACCCAGACAAGTGTGACATCTGGGGCAACACGCCCCTGCACCTGGCAGCTTCCAATGGCCACCTGCACTGCCTCTCCTTCCTGGTGTCTTTCGGGGCCAACATCTGGTGCCTGGACAACGACTACCACACACCACTGGACATGGCCGCCATGAAGGGCCACATGGAGTGTGTGCGCTACCTGGACTCCATTGCGGCCAAGCAGAGCAGCCTGAACCCCAAGCTGGTGGGCAAGCTGAAGGACAAAGCCTTCCGCGAGGCGGAGCGGCGCATCCGCGAGTGCGCAAAGATGCAGCGCAAGCACCATGAGCGCATGGAGCGGCGCTACCGGCGCGAACTGGCGGAGCGCTCCGACACGCTCAGCTTCTCCAGCCTCACCACGTCCAGCACCCTGAGTCGCCGGCTGCAGCACCTGGCACTGGGTAGCCAACTGCCCTACTCGCAGGCCACGCTGCACGGCACCAACAGGGTCAAGACCAAGATCCAGCGGAAACTGGAGCGGCGCAAGCAGGGTGGCGAGGGCACCTTCAAGGTCTCCGAGGACGGCCGCAAGAGCGTGCGCTCTCTCTCGGGCCTGCAGCTGGGCAGCGACGTGATGTTCGTGCGCCAGGGCAACTATGCCAACCCCAAGGAGTGGGGCCGCTCCCCGCTCCGGGACATGTTCCTCTCGGACGAGGACAGCGTCTCCCGTGCCACACTGGCCGTCGAACCTGCCCACTCAGAGGTCAGCACCGACTCAGGCCACGACTCCCTGTTTACCCGCCCCGGCCTGGGCACCATGGTATTCCGCAGGAACTACCTGAGCAGCGGGCTGCATGGGTTGGGCCGCGAGGATGTGCTCGACGGTGGGGGCACGCCGCGGGGTCGGCTGCACAGCTCCCCCAGCCTGGACGATGACAGCCTGGGCAGTGCCAACAGCCTGCAGGACCGCAGCTGTGGGGAGGAGCTGCCCTGGGACGAGCTGGACTTGGGCCTGGATGAGGACCTGGAGCCCGAGACAAGCCCGCTGGAGACTTTCCTGGCCTCCCTGCACATGGAGGATTTCACCTCCCTCCTAAGGCAGGAGAAGATCGACCTGGAGGCGTTGATGCTGTGCTCGGACCTCGACCTCCGCAGCATCAGCGTACCCTTGGGGTCCCGGAAGAAGATCATGGGCGCGGTGCGGAGGCGGAGGCAGGCGCTGGAGCGCCCACCCGCCCTGGAGGACACAGAGCT ATAA
- the USH1G gene encoding pre-mRNA splicing regulator USH1G isoform X2, whose product MNDQYHRAARDGYLELLKEATRKELNAPDEDGMTPTLWAAYHGNLESLRIIVSRGGDPDKCDIWGNTPLHLAASNGHLHCLSFLVSFGANIWCLDNDYHTPLDMAAMKGHMECVRYLDSIAAKQSSLNPKLVGKLKDKAFREAERRIRECAKMQRKHHERMERRYRRELAERSDTLSFSSLTTSSTLSRRLQHLALGSQLPYSQATLHGTNRVKTKIQRKLERRKQGGEGTFKVSEDGRKSVRSLSGLQLGSDVMFVRQGNYANPKEWGRSPLRDMFLSDEDSVSRATLAVEPAHSEVSTDSGHDSLFTRPGLGTMVFRRNYLSSGLHGLGREDVLDGGGTPRGRLHSSPSLDDDSLGSANSLQDRSCGEELPWDELDLGLDEDLEPETSPLETFLASLHMEDFTSLLRQEKIDLEALMLCSDLDLRSISVPLGSRKKIMGAVRRRRQALERPPALEDTEL is encoded by the exons ATGAACGACCAGTACCACCGGGCGGCCCGGGACGGCTACCTGGAGCTCCTCAAGGAGGCCACCCGGAAGGAGCTGAACGCCCCCGACGAGGATGGCATGACCCCCACCCTCTGGGCTGCCTACCATGGCAACTTGGAGTCGCTGCGCATCATCGTGAGCCGGGG GGGTGACCCAGACAAGTGTGACATCTGGGGCAACACGCCCCTGCACCTGGCAGCTTCCAATGGCCACCTGCACTGCCTCTCCTTCCTGGTGTCTTTCGGGGCCAACATCTGGTGCCTGGACAACGACTACCACACACCACTGGACATGGCCGCCATGAAGGGCCACATGGAGTGTGTGCGCTACCTGGACTCCATTGCGGCCAAGCAGAGCAGCCTGAACCCCAAGCTGGTGGGCAAGCTGAAGGACAAAGCCTTCCGCGAGGCGGAGCGGCGCATCCGCGAGTGCGCAAAGATGCAGCGCAAGCACCATGAGCGCATGGAGCGGCGCTACCGGCGCGAACTGGCGGAGCGCTCCGACACGCTCAGCTTCTCCAGCCTCACCACGTCCAGCACCCTGAGTCGCCGGCTGCAGCACCTGGCACTGGGTAGCCAACTGCCCTACTCGCAGGCCACGCTGCACGGCACCAACAGGGTCAAGACCAAGATCCAGCGGAAACTGGAGCGGCGCAAGCAGGGTGGCGAGGGCACCTTCAAGGTCTCCGAGGACGGCCGCAAGAGCGTGCGCTCTCTCTCGGGCCTGCAGCTGGGCAGCGACGTGATGTTCGTGCGCCAGGGCAACTATGCCAACCCCAAGGAGTGGGGCCGCTCCCCGCTCCGGGACATGTTCCTCTCGGACGAGGACAGCGTCTCCCGTGCCACACTGGCCGTCGAACCTGCCCACTCAGAGGTCAGCACCGACTCAGGCCACGACTCCCTGTTTACCCGCCCCGGCCTGGGCACCATGGTATTCCGCAGGAACTACCTGAGCAGCGGGCTGCATGGGTTGGGCCGCGAGGATGTGCTCGACGGTGGGGGCACGCCGCGGGGTCGGCTGCACAGCTCCCCCAGCCTGGACGATGACAGCCTGGGCAGTGCCAACAGCCTGCAGGACCGCAGCTGTGGGGAGGAGCTGCCCTGGGACGAGCTGGACTTGGGCCTGGATGAGGACCTGGAGCCCGAGACAAGCCCGCTGGAGACTTTCCTGGCCTCCCTGCACATGGAGGATTTCACCTCCCTCCTAAGGCAGGAGAAGATCGACCTGGAGGCGTTGATGCTGTGCTCGGACCTCGACCTCCGCAGCATCAGCGTACCCTTGGGGTCCCGGAAGAAGATCATGGGCGCGGTGCGGAGGCGGAGGCAGGCGCTGGAGCGCCCACCCGCCCTGGAGGACACAGAGCTGTGA